Genomic segment of Panicum virgatum strain AP13 chromosome 9N, P.virgatum_v5, whole genome shotgun sequence:
CATAGTTTATTACCTAATATAAGTTTGGCACATTTGTGAATGGTTTCTGGAAATTTGATTCCACCTTGTTAGTGACATAGGTAATAGGTTCCATCTTTGTGAATTCATGTTCTACTATTGACAGCGTAAACCACTAACAGGGCGACTGGCAAAAGCTTTCACTTTCCATGTTCTTTGCTTCCTAATAAATGGTTTTTATTGCTCATTCTCAAACTAATATCAATGGTTCTTGCAAATATATATAGGTCATCAGTGGCCACTTGGGTTGGGTGCGTTCTATAGCGTTTGATCCGGGCAATGAGTGGTTCTGTACAGGTTCAGCTGATAGGACAATAAAGGTGACGTCCACTATCATTGGCACATTTGGCTATTTGCATATCATGATTTCAATTCTATTATGGAAACTTGCTGCATCTAGTAGGATTCTAGTTGTGAGCACCATTCTGTGGATGCATTTGTTCGGTTTGATAATCTAGATCATACGGTAACCAGATCTTTGTGGAGATTGGAAGAAGTGGAAAACTGTCAATTTACAGATTTTCTAAAGTGTTTCAGAATCTTAGGATCATTTCGgatattttataaatatttcTAATGGCTATATGAATAGATGACAAGTTGGTGGGTGTTTAAAGGGTGAAACCCGATCCAAAAACTGTCTGCAACTAAAGCTGATTTGCAGTGCTTTTTGTACCTACTCCTGGGAAACTAGAAACTAGTGCGTATTTATAAACTACCACTTCATCTAGTCCAATATCATAGCTTGTTGTCAACACTATTAACTGTCCTATGAACGCCTTGGAATTCAAATGATATTTATGTTACATCTCAGCATTTTCTCCAGCTTCTTGCAAGACCTAATTCGCTCTTACATTAAACCATCAACCAACATGAGTTTGTTCTTTCATCCTCCAACTAATGTCATGCTGTAGATATGGGATCTTGCATCAGGAACACTGAAGCTTACTTTGACTGGTCATATTGAACAAGTTCGTGGTAAGTTTCTCTTGGTTTTGGTTAGCCAGGTCTTCTCAACATCCTTACAGTACCATTTCCTGTCCCAGTTTGAAATTTAGTGATTGATGGTGTATGTAATTCACGTTTATGTAGGACTTGCTGTCAGCCAACGGCATACTTATTTATTTTCTGCTGGTGATGACAAACAAGTAAAATGTTGGGACCTTGAACAGAACAAGGTTAGTTTTACCTCTTAATCCAGTGTAATTTATATTGCATATAAACATCTGTTGACATCTTGTCCATATTCTATGTTCAAGGTTATTAGGTCTTACCATGGGCATCTGAGCGGTGTTTACTGCCTTGCTCTCCATCCAACTATTGATATATTACTGACTGGCGGTCGAGATTCAGTTTGCAGGGTATGAAATAATCTCTAATGACTGCACGTTGTGAAAAAGGTCTAGCAGCATACAGGGCATTATGATTTATCTGATTTACTTACCTTCATATACAGGTGTGGGACATCCGGACAAAAGCGCATGTTTCTGCTTTGACAGGTCATGATAACACCGTTTGTTCAGTGTTTGCGCGGCCTACGGTAAGAAaacaatttcaacatttcacATTCTTGTAACTCATCTGAAATATTTTCTTCCGGTACACAGTATTCTCTTCATCTGATCATGTGTAAAACACTTGTGAAATTTCTCCTTTGCCGAATTATGGGTTTAGGGATCTGATATCTGTGTCACATTTTAGTTTTACGCGAGTCTGATTGGCAACAGTGAACAAATGATCTTGACATGTTATAGGTTCTGTATATTGTGCGTGTCATAAATTTTGGAGTACTTTTCACAAAATTACAACTATCAGTACTCATGTATAAATAAACTACAGAGGACCAGTTTCACAGAACTACAACTATTTGTGCCCCTAATACAAAACTACGACTTCTGCACAAAACTACAACTATTTGCTATGTTTTTTACCGCACAAAGTTGTAATTGTTTTTAAAGTGCAAGTTTTTATAGTTTTCTGTAATTTACTCTACTCCAAATTTTATTTCCCTATCATAATACCTACTCTCAGATACATTTATATTCCTGATTGTGTCTCAGGATCCTCAAGTTGTAACTGGCTCACATGATACAACTATCAAACTCTGGGATCTTGTTGCTGGTAAGTTACTTATTATCtatcaaatttaaaaaaaaagcgAATGTTTTCTTGTTTCCTTTTCCAATTCAGTTCGTTCTTTGTGCAGGGAGGACTATGTGCACTCTTACACACCATAAGAAGTCTGTTCGGGCTATGGCAATGCATCCAAAGGAGTTAGTTTTTTACCTGTGTTCAGTTCCATATCATCTATGATGTTTTAGACCTTTGCAATAACATCTCATTTACAGGAAATCATTTGCATCAGCATCAGCGGACAACATAAAGAAGTTTAGCCTGCCCAAAGGGGAATTCCTCCACAACATGCTGTGAGTCTCTTATATTTGTGTTTGTgttatatgtttttttttatcaCATCCTAACTTGGGACATCGCACTATATGCTAATTGCTACTCGATTGATATTCAAAGTTTAAAATGTGTATAGTATGATGTTAGGTGGAAATGTTTTTCTTTTAATATCAATAAACATAGGTTATGTAATGTGTACCacaaagccaagaaaccttGCCTTTTGTACAACATTACAAATAAATCATCTATATATGTGCTGATTGTGATTATTTCTTTATTACCTTTTTTgtaattttatattatttttatcaCCTATCTGATAAGTAATGAATTTGAATATCCATGTGTAATTTCTACTGCAATTTGGAGTCTAATGTGCCATGTATATTTGCAGTGTTCACTGGATTGTAAGATCTAGACTAATCATTATAGTTTCAGTTTACTAAAAATTTGCTTAGCAAAAATGTACAGAGGCATTTGTGTGGTTTTTTCAGATAGTATGATCCAGACTAACAATTCTTATCAATTACTCAAAACCCCATTGAACAAGTCTGTCATACTTACTTGAGTTTGGATAAAACCACGAAGCAGTATATGGTGCAGGATAAAAAACATTCAAAAAGGAAATCAATGTTTGCATAttgttttttgttgttgcagTGTAATGCTGATTTCCGCCTCCTTAGTACGTAACTAGGAACTAGGAAGTGGGGTTCAGGGGACATACATGATGTATGATCTCTAGATTGGACAACAGGACAGTATTTGTAATACCCAGATGATGGAAGAGCTTAAAAGTGTTACAAATGAGCAACTCAAAGTGTATTGCCATGCCCAATGGGCAGATAAGGTCATGTACAATGTGCAAAGAGCACCCTAGACTAGTGACTAAATACATGAGAGCATATACATCTAACAAGAAGAATCTCTTTGAAAGATACTTAGCCTGTTAAAAAGTTTGGTTTTAACCTCAATGCCTTTACGCTGTTTGGTCAAAAAGTGCAAGGTAGTGGGTTTTGTGTTTTGGAGGATAAAAAGCTATTTCTCCTTGTTATTTTCAATTAAAAATCAACAGAGGTGAAACAAATAATCTGTTAGTTTAGAAGGGAAACAAATTTGGCCTCTCAAGGAGCTAAACTCTTGTTATTATGCTGATTAGTGATGCTTTTAATTTTAGTCGTAGTGTCCCTGGACCTTCAGTCGTTCTGTGCAACGTGCAAAGGGAACTCATTGACTCCCTCCTTGACTTTTGAATTTAACCCAAGACAGATGCAAAAAGGCTTACCAACTAAAGAATACAATGGTGGTTCCTGAATGAGTAGAGCTTTAAATGCTGCCATGATACATATGTTCTTGTGTAGAATATCACTTCATTATTTGGCATTGTAGTTTCTCTGGACTGACACTTCTCATCTCTATTATTGTTAGGTCTCAGCAGAAAACTATCATAAATTCTATGGCTGTAAATGAGGATGGTGTCATGGCAACTGGAGGTATGCACTGTAAAGTTTGGTGTATTATATTAATTTGATTTTATCTCTGTGGACCTCCCTACAATGAAATTTCATGTCATACATGCAATCAAACTTGTGAAACCTGGCTATCACgtgataaaaaagaaaaacctgACTATCACTGTCGTTAGATATTTATAATGGAAGCATGAAAGATCAAATTTGCATTGATAAAAATGTTTCATTAATATAATGATTTTATATGTTTTATAAATGTATAGAAAACaattatttctcaaatttatgaTTTGGAGATCATACAGTTGTTCAGAACAGTGTATTTGAATTATTTAGTTCACCATTCTATACTTGCTAAAGGCATCATATTCTGTTTTATGTTTGTTTCTTTACCACTTGACACTTGTAGAAGAGCAGTATTTGAATAACTTTCAGCAAGTTTTGGTTTCTTCTGGTGAGACGATCATTGCCTTTGTCATCTCATTATTTGCCGTAGTTTCAAATCACTTTGGAGAGAGCATTCATATTATTTGTTATAGGTGGAAGGACCGGTAgcgcgctctagcctaagagggggagggggtgaattaggcaaactaaaaacttagacctatggctgcaactatttgcacaatattaaactaaaacatgctatctagatgtgcaactatggttgttctagcgtgaaaccctatcccaaaagagtttagcaacctatagccttttctatcaagaaaaactactctatgaaaaattgaaaataaagacacaaattgctagtatgaaatgcggaagcttaaagagagggataggagaaagcaaactcttgacgcgggtgtttatcccgtggttcggttagccacaaaggcacacctacatccacgttgttgtagcactcactaagagtattgctactcggcaatcaagtctattccgtgaacacaatcatggtcactttgatcccgggttccactaaggagtttTTCCACtaagggggtctccacgtcccccgcacaaagatcgtccacgccgctccacatcaagtcggagggtcgtcgatgttgccggcgagcttcaaagctctaaggggccggcgcaccaagctcttcttgTAGGTTCgacaaagaaccacagcacaaaggcacaaagccttgctctcactcactcaagagctaatctagcactttaCACTCTTGaagctagtgctaaacctaaggatatgatcaatgagcaCTTGGGTAGGCTTAGAGAGTTTCCTGGGTGTGTATGAGGGTTGTagtaactccagcaagcttcaaatggccggaggatggcatatatataggcctccaagtcgaagtAGCCGTTGCTAGCCGTTGGGGCTTTCCTGCGCAaagcaccggttagaccggtgaggtagcaccggtgcaaccggtcaCTCACGGCTCTGACATAGCCGTTGGGCCTCCTGACAggccaccggttagaccggtccgttgcaccggtggctcaccggttcaaccggtcctgAAGAAATCGGCTTTAGCTGACTTGGAATTACACCGGTGCATTACTCCGGCagggcaccggtgtatccggtccGGAAGACCTGCTCCTCGCcgtcttgacatcgtctctgaacAGTGCCACGGTGACTGCACCGACACCCAAATCTTAGTACCATCGGTGCATCCGGTGCTGCTTGCGCCTTCCCTCGTGGCCTGGGCACTGCACGGCCCAATGCACCGGTCATGGAGCACTGGTGCATCTGAtgccaaccggttagaccggtgtggcatcaccggtgtatccggtcaCACTGATTcttgtagaactcgtccaattcgaCATtgctttgagttctttcttcgtgttttgctttgcttggtctTTTTGCTTCATTCCTGGGATCTATAattgttcacttgacaaactcattagtctcattgtttgcgttgttactcaatcaccaaaatcacaaaacaatggcttaatgaggccattttccttacaataGGCAGTAAGACTTCATCAGCAAATCTGCTTGTATACTGTTAAATTCTTCCTAGTATTTGATTTTTATTTTTCGTTTTGAGCAGGGGACAATGGAAGCCTGTGGTTTTGGGACTGGAAGAGTGGCCATAACTTTCAACAAGAACAGACTATAGTCCAACCGGGTAAGTATTGCTTTTGACCATGCATTGATCGGTAATAGGATAAGCAACAGGTATAACTCATCTGTTTCCCCCCGCAATATTTCTTGTGACGAGTAGAGGTTGAGAACATCAGTTGTTTGTTTCATAAGTTCTGGTAGCAGTGGTTATACTTGCTTATATCAATCATTGCTGCAATTTTCACCATGAGTTCTAGCTAGAAATTTGCACGTAATGTATATGTTTGTTTAAACTTGAAAATCTCTATTAGTCATGCTTACAATTGATATCTCCAATTTCAGGATCATTGGAGAGTGAGGCATGCATATACGCCCTTTCTTACGATGTCAGTGGATCTAGGCTTGTGACTTGTGAGGCAGATAAAACTATAAAAATGTGGAAAGAGGATCTAACTGCAACACCAGAAACCCATCCCATCAACTTCAAACCACCAAAGGACATCCGGCGGTATTGATTTTCCAGGCTGCAAGTTACAGGATTGTTGTTTTTTTTGGAACAAAACGTTACAGGATTGTTGTAGATGCCCTGATTCTGCCCAACCGGTTAGTTTGTTGGACCCAGTTCAAATTTGGGTACACTTTCCCCTATGCACGTTGCTGGGGATGTATGGATAATGAACCAAACATCTCCGTAGCTGTACAAGTAGATATGCTGCTGCTGTAATTGTCATGCTGAATTTGTATCACTTGACATGGCTACTTCAATTCTGTGGATTAAACCTAATTTGCTTCGCGGAATTACATCTGGAATTTGTTGATGCCTGTTTCATATGCTTTATTCATGCACATCTGCTGATTCATTCATCCTCGTCCTAACGAGCCAGACGTGCagcccaaaaaaaaaggaagtgcCAGACGTGCATCCATGCATGTATAGTTGTGGCTTGTTTTTCTAATTTGCCGCTACCATTTTCCACAGATTTGCTGTGCTAATGCCTGTTAGGCTGGTCGTTTGAATCCGCTTGACGGCCGCTCAGGCCTCCACCGCTGCACCGATAACTTCTAAAGATCACAGAACTCACAGGATTAATGATAAAAGACTCACGGTTTAATTGCATGCAAATGTCGCCAAGTAATGGAGCCGTGTTCGACTTGAAGACTCCACAAATCTGCCTGTCTTATTCAATCGCCTTGCACATGCATGTACATTATTTTTAAGCGAGCACATGTTCACATATTTTAGATGGCCGCTGTTTTGATCTGTTTGGCAGCGTGCAGGGTGCCGTCCGTACAtagacatttcttttttttgcgagaaaaGATGTATTTGAATAGGATAAGTTCTTGCACAGTACACCCTTTCTTGCAGAAAGGCCCCTGAAAGTAACAAAAATTACATAGAGACCCCCCGCACACACTGTTTCTCTTTTTCCTCCACTGTCGGCACCGCTGAGCCTCCGCCGGCCAACGAGCAACGCTCCTGGAGACCAAACCACCATTCTTCCCCAATCCAAAGCAGAGAGCGGACTCCACGCATTGGGAAGCAGAAAACAATCAACGATGAAAGAACCCAGCCGTCAGCACCTCTACTTTgacccctcctccaccttcttCCGCCGCACCATAGTCCCCGAGGCCAACTCGTAGGCAGACGAAGAAGCagccagcagcaacagcaaagAGGAACGAAGAAAGTCCGCAGCCGGCGACAGAGATGCCGATCGGGAAAGGAAAGCTCACGGGGGAGCAAAGGGGCACcgtggacgacgccgacgagccaGAGAAGCCTCCGAAGCCGCAAGCGAACCAAAGAACGCTAGTGACCCCGAGGAAACAAAAACCGCACCTCTTCCAAGCAGGCAGTGGAACAGCACTGGAGGACCCCACCGTCGGAGCCCGAGCTGAAGCCGGCACCGTCACCGCGGAGGAAGAGGGCGGAGCAGATCTCGCAGGGCGAGCCCCGGCCGCCTCGCCGGACCCGCCATGGAGAGACGCCAGCTTCGCAGCTGCCTCGCCGAAGCCAACGCGGATCCACCGCCATCAACGTCGGAGAAGGCCCCGAAGCACCTTATTTTGCCACTGCACAGCCACGTCCTGCTCACCATCGCCGGCAAGCACGACGGAGACGGAGCGGCGCACCAAAATATCCCCCCAGCGCCAACTAGACGCCGTGGATAAAGGAGCTAAAGCCTAAACCTAGCTATACAGGTGGATCCGCGCGTCGAATCGCCGGAttcccacctcctccgccgccggagcggcCTACGGAGGCGGGGAGCCGGCGAGAACGGCGGCGGACCAAGCGAATGCCGGTTCTCTCTCTACTGTAGCAaaggggaaaggggaagggaaagggaaagggaatCTGCACCTGCCCATTTCATGGGCGTGCTGTTTCAGGTGACCTGTTAAGACCAAGCAAGCTGCCAAACTGTAAACACAATGATGCTCGATCTACGAAAACATGGACAGATTGGTACCACACTGATCACTCTCTTAAGGAATAGCCACTTGATTTCAATCAGATAGAAAAGAGCAGCATGAGATCATCCAGGAAATGGTGATGGCCATAGGATTAACATTGGCGTGTGCATTTGCTTGGACCCCAAGGGAAGAAGTTTTCTTGATGAGGGAGTTGAAGTTTCTCTTGAAATGAAACCACActagtttctaaaaaaaaatgaaaccaCAACAAAAGAGTTGTGCAGTTGACCAAACCATTAACCTTATCTCATCTAATATACTAGAAGCATAGCAATAAGATAAAAAAATGTAGGAAGTAATGCAAACAGGAGAAATTATTTTGCTACGGAAAAAAACCATTTTACTATATAGTTTGGGGAAATAATAAATCGAGCCAAACTTCTGTTTTTTTggggggtggaggaggggggggggggggggctcaggGTAGTAAATGGACTTTATCTTTTGGCATTAACAGGCAGTTTTCTTTCTCACCAATGGTTTTTGAAAAACATCTGTTTTTCTTAGTTTTTAATGATGCTACGCAAGAGCTCAAGCAAATCCACTGCACAGTTTACTGGATGCATACTAGTTAATGGTAATTTTACAAAGAGTAGTGGAAAGTTAACTAGCGTCCGGTCAGCAGACGATGAGAAGATGGGCAACTAGACTAGTCAAAGTAGAGTTGTTCTAGGCGAGGACATACATCCATACCGGTTTCCTTGAGATCAAAGTCTGCTCGAAAATTTCCTGACCTTCAACGTCACAATAGTTAATTAGTAGGTTACACGGACTTTCATTTTAACAATTGATTAACCATTTTCTACCTTCTAGAATGGTTTTGCATTCAATCTTCTAATTTCTAGACCTCCTTAAAATGATGCGTTTATATAATTTTCTCTTGGAAAATAAACTTAAAAAAGAGAATTCCGGTAGCTAGAGAAATTGCTGCTTCGTCAAAGCAAAGCAGGGCGGTTATAAAGGAGAGTATTATTACCTTTTATTTTTCGTTTAACTTTCTATATACACAGAGGGATTCAGTGATTACATAGTGACGGTACTATTTTACTGCGTTGTGCCAAGAACAGAAGAAGAGAAAACGTGGACTGGACTGGAAAAAACCTGAAAAAATTCGGGCACATAACATATCCGAGTGTTCTTTCCGTCTCAGCAAAATCCATTCAGCAACTGAAAACCAAAACCgaaaaacaaagttcctcccTTAGAACTGTTTGTGTTGAAATACAAGCTGCTGGCCATACATACTCTGCAGCTGGTACTAATGTGTTATACTACGAAGCGACATGAGCTCCACGCAAGATAATAAAGAACAACTAACATTCCTGATCGACCCGCCTGTTTCAAACAAATTTGTAAACATTTTCGCTGCAAGCTTGCTCGCAGCTTGAACAGACTAGATTTAATGTGTCCCTCCTCACTGGCATCAGTCTGCTACAAAGCGGTCTCCGCCCGCTCCTCCtcttcaccccccccccccccccccccccccaataggCGACCGCGACTTAGAATTAAAAATTCCTCCGCGCCTTAGCTTTCGCGAGCGGCTGCTGATAGCTCTTCGTGCGCCTGTTCCATTCCATGAGTTGCAATCATGATCCCCGAAGCAACACCGCGTGCGCCTTGTTATTAGAAAATTGCATTGGTCATCGTCCTCCTCCAAATCTCCCATCGATGAGGTCGACGACGCAGCTCACACACATATAGCCTGCTGTCTCTTGATCAAGCCGCCGCCAGGGTCATTACCGGAGCAGAGGGGGAAGCTTCCAAGATTATTCCTTGTGCCGTGGAGCCAGGCATgtctccgcgccgccggccggtgccGGTCACGGCGCTCtgctctagctagctagctagcggcGGGGATATATTATTTGACGACCATGCCTGTCCTCCAGGAGAGCCGCGCCAgagccgagggcggcggcggcgtcgacgatTCCCACAGGCCACGGTGCTCGTGCCTGCCGTTCTGCTTCTGGGGCGCCAGGTCCgcgggcgcgccggcgagcaggaggcggcggcggcgcaggctgaGGTTGAGGCTCAGGCTGCCGTGGCTCGCGTGGCCGTGGTTCTCCCGGAAGGGCGGCAAGCAGaagggcgcaggcggcggcggcggcagcgggaacAAGGGGTGGAACGAGCGGAGGGgggcgcggctgctgctgctgctcacggCGTCGCAGCAGCCCAAGAAGGCGCTCGCGTCCGTCGTCGtctccggaggcggcggcgccctcctgCCGGCCAAGGTACGTACGTACGCGGAGGCCGATCGCGCCATGGCCGCAACGCACGCCCATGATCTTATCTCGAGCAGTCGATCGGTTGCTAGCTCAGCTcctccgtcgtcgtcgtcgtcgcgagACCACGACACCTTGATCGATCGATCGGGTCATAGCAGATCGTGGTGCGCTTGATTTGATTAGTGGTTAACGTTGACGTCGACCGGATCATCCTTGGCGCGTAACCGAGGTGTCCGTAGTTAGTTATATTAGCGGTGACCGGTGAGTAGGTGGGCGTGGTTTAACGGGGTCGGCGTCATGGCGATGAGCGCGCGCGGGGCCAACCGCGGGAGGCTGCGTGGTTGACCCACCAACGCCgtcgcgcgccggccggcctcttcTCTCTTTCTCGGGCGCGCGTCGCTGTTGTGACGTCTTGAGGTTTTTGGCGCGCGACTATGGCTCGTCACGTGGGTTTACAACTGCGACTGGAATGGAGCAGTTAGTACGCTCACCGGCTCACGGATTGGAATCCGACTCTGGAGGCTTTCAGGCTGTTTTCTGGAGCGcctcatcttcatcatgtttCAATATTCAAGACTCTGTTGCGAAGCATAGCCAACAGGCAAGGTGGACGACCGAAGAAGTAAGGTTGAAATCGAGCTAAGCGAAGATGCATCGACGACGCATGGTTATCCAATGGGTACGGTCGTACGGTAGACGCGAGTCAAGTTGCACTCATGTGCCTAGTAGCTAGGCGGACCCAAGGATTATATTACCGGCTATACAATATTTATCAGTGAGCTCCGGTAATGATAATCGGTTGAAAATCGGTGAAAATCGCTAAAATCGATTGGTAAAGGAacccaaattcaaaaaaacaaaaattgacAATTTATCGTCGATAATCGATGCAAACCGAATGATTTATCGCTTCGCCTACTGAAAATATGTTTTGGCAGTGGAAAAAATATAAAGGTTTGATAGCATTTAATTTTTTAGGTTatgtattatattatattagatAAATTACACATATATGCACAATTTTGCACTTCAAGCCAATGCCAATCTTCTCTCCATGTTCCCAAACTAAGTCCTGATTATCAGACATTCACCTGCAAGAGGAAATCGAACCATGTCTGTGTCAAAATTATGCTACGAATAAATGATACTCACTCTTAATTTGTACCATTTAGGCATACAATATAAAGTAAAGGCATGCACCTTGTTTTCCTATTTAACATAACATATTGTACAACAATAAATTTTTCTCCGGGACTAATATATAAAACTGTAGCCTAGATTTTAGATATGTGATATAACCAACCATCCAAGGAATATTGTATACCAATGTAGTATATTTGGCCAAATTGGTGAGTAGAAATACAAAAGAAGCTGACCTGAACTGAAAATCATCCGATACAAATCGATAATCAACGATTTACCTCGATTATCGACGCCACGATCACAGCTCCCTCGCTCCCAGCTGCAGCATCATCGATAATTGCCGCATATATATCGATTATCGGCCTTAATCGcacgaaaaatattttttccctaAGCAAACAATTGTTGCTTTCAATACGTGACAACACTCTGGAATCAAGAGAATGtctagttttttataaaaataagttctctattttttatgaatttttttaaatttttgaattttccatTGCAATTCACCGAAATTCCAATCGGTTTACGTTTTCAGCTAGCATCGGTAACGATAAATTTCAccgataatcgcgattatcgaGCAGTTTTGTATTCCATGGGCGGACCCCAGCAAAGTCTGAATACTAAACCGTAAGGATTTGCTGTTAACCTTGTCAATTCTTTGTCGAGCAAATCAGCAAAGGTACGAGCCATAGAATCTTACGTCCACGCCGGACTTTTCGATTCGAGCTTTTCGttagcagcaacagcaagcagCTTCTTGTTGTTGCTTTAGTTGGGCCCATGCGCTGGTGACGATAGGAACGCTTACCTTCCTGGCACTGTGCTAGTGCTACTGGTTCGTAAGTATATCCTGGATTCTGAATGCAGACTCTGATCACGTATATCATTTTATCATTCGTTGCGAAACTACTGGACCGAGACCAAAGAATTAtgtttgttttaaaaaaaatcaaaacattCTGTTGTAAAACAACAGGAGCTGTCTTACTATAAAAGTCAACTAAACTTTGTAGTTCTGCACAGTGTACCTTAATTCTTCCCCAACCAAATAGACTGCCAATGATAGTAGACATCATAACTTATGTTTTAAAAAtacattattttttaattttattttttatataattttgtatTGCTAaatgaaacgaacatggcaccatttatgccatttcgagtgattttggtgatcgaatgacaacgcaatcaatgggactaatatgattgttaagatgatcattctc
This window contains:
- the LOC120690378 gene encoding protein pleiotropic regulatory locus 1-like, producing MATMAADGLPVEPQSLKKLSLKSLKRSLDLFAPAQTLLFAPDAESKRIRTGCKVRAEYGAVKDLSAEQGRGQGKGTSAPSTALALPGTQDTKDAHREGTSNAIVPAPLMLPKAPESTIPGKNTTLSISGSSDRFSTSALMERIPSRWPRPVWHAPWKNYRVISGHLGWVRSIAFDPGNEWFCTGSADRTIKIWDLASGTLKLTLTGHIEQVRGLAVSQRHTYLFSAGDDKQVKCWDLEQNKVIRSYHGHLSGVYCLALHPTIDILLTGGRDSVCRVWDIRTKAHVSALTGHDNTVCSVFARPTDPQVVTGSHDTTIKLWDLVAGRTMCTLTHHKKSVRAMAMHPKEKSFASASADNIKKFSLPKGEFLHNMLSQQKTIINSMAVNEDGVMATGGDNGSLWFWDWKSGHNFQQEQTIVQPGSLESEACIYALSYDVSGSRLVTCEADKTIKMWKEDLTATPETHPINFKPPKDIRRY